The Flavobacterium psychrophilum genome includes a region encoding these proteins:
- a CDS encoding 16S rRNA methyltransferase: MQEILKHFPNLTEEQVEQFTKLEGLYKEWNAKINVISRKDIDELYTRHVLHSLGIAKVMEFKPGSWVLDVGTGGGFPGIPLAILFPETKFYLIDVIAKKIKVVQEVAAGLGLTNVKAEQIRAENVKGDFDFIVSRAVTNMPDFVGWVKEKIKKKQNHELKNGILYLKGGDLTEELQDFPKATLYDLAGYFEDEFFETKKVVHLPLKYKP, from the coding sequence ATGCAGGAGATACTTAAGCATTTTCCTAACCTTACAGAAGAGCAGGTTGAACAATTTACCAAACTGGAAGGTTTATACAAGGAATGGAATGCCAAAATAAACGTTATTTCACGTAAAGATATTGATGAGCTATATACCAGGCACGTGCTGCATTCGCTGGGTATAGCTAAAGTAATGGAGTTTAAGCCCGGATCTTGGGTTTTGGATGTTGGCACAGGCGGAGGTTTCCCCGGTATACCGTTAGCAATACTTTTCCCGGAAACTAAATTTTATTTGATAGATGTTATCGCCAAAAAAATTAAGGTTGTTCAGGAAGTGGCAGCAGGCCTTGGATTGACCAATGTTAAGGCAGAACAGATTCGCGCAGAAAACGTAAAGGGTGACTTCGATTTTATCGTAAGCCGTGCTGTTACCAATATGCCCGATTTTGTGGGGTGGGTAAAAGAGAAGATCAAGAAGAAACAAAACCACGAATTAAAAAATGGTATTTTGTATTTGAAAGGCGGCGACCTTACCGAAGAGCTTCAGGATTTTCCTAAAGCAACGCTTTATGATCTTGCCGGTTATTTTGAAGATGAATTTTTTGAGACGAAAAAAGTGGTTCACCTTCCGTTAAAATATAAGCCGTGA
- a CDS encoding aspartate aminotransferase, translated as MMNPLSDRINNLSTSQTLAMAAKARELKAQGKDIISLSLGEPDFNTPDFIKEAAIKAIHENYSTYSPVDGYAELKDAIVRKFKRDNDLDYKPANIVVSTGAKQSLYNVCQVMLNPGDECILPAPYWVSYAEMVKMAEATPVEVPTSVESDFKITPEQLEAAITPKTKLMMFSSPCNPSGSVYSREELTALAKVLEKYPNIYVVSDEIYEHINFSGTFCSIGTIPGMFDKTITVNGVAKAFAMTGWRIGYIGAPEFIAKACTKMQGQVTSGANSIAQRATITAVDADPSVLKDMVAAFHSRRDLVVGLLKEIPGVKINVPEGAFYVFPDVSSFFGKTLNGVEIKNADDLSMYLLEYANVATVTGDAFGNPDCIRFSYATSEEILTEALRRIKEALAA; from the coding sequence TTGATGAATCCGCTTTCAGACAGAATTAACAATCTTTCTACATCGCAAACCCTTGCCATGGCTGCTAAAGCCAGAGAACTTAAAGCACAGGGTAAAGACATCATCAGCCTTAGCCTTGGCGAGCCTGATTTTAATACACCCGACTTTATTAAAGAGGCTGCAATAAAAGCCATACACGAAAACTACAGCACTTACAGCCCGGTTGACGGTTATGCTGAACTTAAAGACGCTATCGTTCGTAAGTTTAAACGTGATAACGACCTTGATTATAAACCTGCTAACATTGTAGTTTCTACAGGTGCAAAACAGTCGCTTTATAATGTGTGCCAGGTAATGCTTAATCCTGGTGATGAGTGTATACTTCCTGCTCCATACTGGGTAAGCTACGCAGAAATGGTTAAGATGGCTGAAGCTACTCCTGTAGAAGTTCCTACATCTGTAGAGAGTGATTTTAAAATTACGCCGGAACAACTGGAAGCTGCTATTACACCAAAAACTAAACTTATGATGTTTAGTTCGCCATGTAACCCAAGCGGATCTGTTTACAGCCGCGAAGAACTTACTGCACTGGCTAAAGTATTAGAAAAATACCCTAACATATATGTGGTTTCTGATGAGATCTATGAGCACATCAATTTCTCAGGAACATTCTGCAGCATCGGTACAATTCCGGGCATGTTTGATAAAACAATTACCGTAAATGGTGTAGCAAAAGCATTTGCTATGACAGGATGGAGAATCGGTTACATAGGTGCTCCTGAATTTATCGCTAAGGCATGTACAAAAATGCAGGGACAGGTAACAAGCGGTGCTAACAGTATTGCTCAGCGCGCTACTATTACTGCTGTAGATGCAGACCCAAGCGTTCTTAAAGACATGGTTGCAGCGTTCCATAGCCGCAGGGACCTTGTGGTAGGATTACTTAAAGAAATTCCGGGTGTTAAGATCAACGTTCCGGAAGGTGCATTTTATGTTTTCCCTGATGTATCGTCTTTCTTTGGTAAAACACTTAACGGTGTTGAAATTAAAAACGCCGATGATCTGTCTATGTACCTTTTAGAGTATGCTAACGTAGCTACTGTAACAGGCGATGCTTTCGGAAACCCTGACTGTATCCGTTTCTCTTACGCAACCAGCGAAGAAATACTAACGGAAGCACTACGAAGAATAAAAGAAGCCCTGGCGGCTTAA
- the purT gene encoding phosphoribosylglycinamide formyltransferase (non-folate utilizing enzyme, catalyzes the production of beta-formyl glycinamide ribonucleotide from formate, ATP, and beta-GAR and a side reaction producing acetyl phosphate and ADP from acetate and ATP; involved in de novo purine biosynthesis) gives MQKKILLLGSGELGKEFVIAAQRIGQTVIAVDSYEGAPAMQVADGFEVINMLDGDALDAIVAKHNPDFIVPEIEAIRTERFYDYEKQGINVVPSAKAANFTMNRKAIRDLAAKDLGLRTANYRYATSGEELAKAVTEVGMPCVVKPLMSSSGKGQSTIKTQEDIEKAWKYAVEGSRGDVVEVIVEAFVNFNSEITLLTVTQNNNPTLFCSPIGHRQERGDYQESWQPATVTDAAIAEAQDMARKVTEALGGAGIFGVEFFLTDEGVYFSELSPRPHDTGMVTLAGTQNFNEFELHLRAILSLPIAEITLEKAGASAVILASENSDNPSFKGIEAIAALPKTDFRLFGKPTSRPYRRMGVALVSDTIDTPVEGIVEKAKAAAALVKVHA, from the coding sequence ATGCAAAAAAAGATATTACTATTAGGATCGGGAGAACTTGGTAAAGAATTTGTTATCGCCGCACAGCGCATAGGCCAGACCGTTATTGCGGTTGACAGCTACGAAGGTGCACCTGCAATGCAGGTTGCCGATGGCTTTGAAGTCATTAATATGCTGGATGGCGATGCACTTGACGCTATCGTTGCCAAACACAACCCGGATTTTATAGTTCCCGAAATAGAGGCGATACGTACCGAACGTTTTTACGATTACGAAAAACAAGGCATTAATGTAGTGCCATCGGCTAAGGCTGCCAACTTTACCATGAACCGTAAAGCAATACGCGACCTGGCTGCAAAAGATCTTGGATTGCGTACAGCTAACTACCGTTATGCAACATCCGGCGAAGAATTGGCTAAGGCTGTTACCGAAGTAGGTATGCCATGTGTAGTTAAACCACTGATGTCATCATCAGGAAAAGGTCAGTCAACAATTAAAACACAAGAAGATATTGAAAAAGCATGGAAATATGCTGTTGAAGGCTCGCGTGGTGACGTAGTTGAAGTTATCGTTGAAGCGTTTGTAAACTTCAATTCAGAAATTACATTGCTAACTGTAACGCAAAACAATAACCCGACCCTATTTTGTTCGCCAATAGGCCACAGGCAGGAACGTGGTGATTACCAAGAAAGCTGGCAGCCTGCTACTGTAACTGATGCCGCTATTGCCGAAGCACAGGATATGGCACGCAAAGTAACCGAGGCACTTGGTGGTGCCGGCATTTTTGGAGTGGAATTTTTCCTTACGGATGAAGGCGTATATTTCTCTGAACTATCTCCGCGCCCTCATGACACAGGTATGGTTACCCTTGCAGGAACACAAAACTTTAATGAATTTGAATTGCACCTTCGTGCGATACTAAGCCTGCCTATTGCTGAGATCACTTTAGAGAAAGCCGGGGCAAGTGCCGTTATACTGGCATCTGAAAACAGCGACAATCCTTCCTTTAAAGGTATCGAGGCTATTGCTGCGCTTCCTAAAACCGACTTCAGGCTGTTTGGCAAACCAACATCGCGTCCGTACCGCCGTATGGGTGTAGCACTGGTTAGCGATACCATAGACACTCCTGTGGAAGGCATTGTTGAAAAAGCAAAGGCTGCCGCTGCTTTAGTTAAAGTTCACGCTTAA
- a CDS encoding fatty acid desaturase, giving the protein MHLNPPVFSKNDSIKFFRTLNKRVNDYFKENNIKKTGNWKLHLKAVIMFSLLLTPYFVILALDMPLWAQLLLSVVMGIGMAGIGMNVMHDGNHGSYSDKSWLNKFMGGSLYLLAGNVNNWQVQHNVLHHTYTNIHGHDEDLDAGRIIRFTKDAEWMKVHKFQHYYSIFLYGLLTFNWAITTDIKQMRRYIKRGLSYGKFQSPVKQWTVLVITKLIYVMVWIVTPMLLGITWWKVLVGFFVMHYVAGLILSVVFQLAHVVEETANPIPDENGEMENTWAIHQLYTTANFAPKNKIINWFTGGLNHQIEHHIFPNISHIHYGKIAEIVKQTAHEHNLPYHEFKTMRGAVVAHFKHLKELGMKPALN; this is encoded by the coding sequence ATGCATTTAAACCCACCCGTTTTTTCTAAAAACGACTCTATAAAATTCTTCCGTACGCTTAATAAGCGTGTTAATGATTATTTCAAAGAAAATAACATTAAAAAAACCGGGAACTGGAAACTTCACCTTAAGGCAGTCATTATGTTTTCGCTGCTGCTTACACCATACTTTGTAATACTTGCATTAGATATGCCTTTGTGGGCACAGTTGCTGCTATCTGTAGTTATGGGTATTGGCATGGCAGGTATCGGTATGAACGTAATGCACGATGGTAACCACGGATCGTATTCTGACAAATCATGGCTTAATAAATTTATGGGCGGAAGCCTTTACCTTTTAGCAGGAAACGTAAATAACTGGCAGGTACAGCACAATGTGCTTCACCATACGTATACCAACATTCATGGTCATGATGAAGACCTTGATGCCGGACGTATTATCCGTTTCACTAAAGATGCAGAGTGGATGAAAGTTCACAAATTTCAGCACTACTACTCTATTTTCCTTTACGGGTTACTAACCTTTAACTGGGCTATCACTACAGATATCAAACAGATGAGGCGTTATATTAAAAGAGGGCTTTCTTACGGAAAATTCCAAAGCCCTGTTAAGCAATGGACAGTTCTTGTAATTACTAAACTTATCTATGTCATGGTTTGGATAGTTACCCCAATGCTTTTAGGCATTACCTGGTGGAAAGTACTTGTAGGCTTTTTTGTAATGCATTATGTTGCCGGGCTTATATTAAGCGTTGTTTTCCAGCTGGCACACGTGGTTGAAGAAACTGCAAACCCTATACCTGATGAAAACGGCGAAATGGAAAACACTTGGGCTATTCACCAACTGTACACTACAGCTAACTTTGCGCCTAAAAACAAAATAATAAACTGGTTTACCGGTGGCCTAAACCACCAGATAGAACACCATATATTCCCTAACATCAGTCACATTCACTATGGCAAAATTGCCGAGATAGTAAAACAGACAGCCCACGAGCATAACCTGCCCTACCATGAGTTCAAAACCATGCGCGGCGCTGTTGTTGCTCACTTTAAACACCTAAAAGAACTGGGAATGAAACCTGCACTGAATTAA